A single region of the Actinoplanes sp. SE50/110 genome encodes:
- a CDS encoding WXG100 family type VII secretion target: MAYTQAETTVMARTAGKFDQVNGVLQVMLGTLMTELADLNGTWKGLGAAAFEQVKRQYAEDLQRLNNALAETAESIRASGAGYHAADSEAASRVARTGGTFTLPL; this comes from the coding sequence ATGGCTTACACCCAAGCGGAGACCACGGTGATGGCCCGCACCGCCGGGAAATTCGACCAGGTCAACGGTGTCCTGCAGGTGATGCTGGGCACGCTGATGACCGAGCTCGCCGACCTGAACGGCACGTGGAAGGGCCTCGGTGCGGCAGCCTTCGAGCAGGTCAAGAGGCAGTACGCGGAGGATCTGCAGCGCCTCAACAACGCACTCGCCGAGACGGCCGAGTCGATTCGGGCGTCCGGGGCCGGCTATCACGCCGCCGACTCCGAGGCCGCCAGCCGGGTCGCCCGCACCGGTGGCACCTTCACGCTGCCGCTCTGA
- a CDS encoding WXG100 family type VII secretion target → MNDGLLLVNFGALQQAGANIDKALGTLRDQLAQLEQDAAPLVSNWAGEAQHAYAQRQATWRAASADLEAILSRIRLAVDESATDYLTTERAATQRFQ, encoded by the coding sequence GTGAACGACGGACTTCTGCTCGTCAACTTCGGCGCCCTGCAGCAGGCCGGCGCCAACATCGACAAGGCGCTCGGCACCCTGCGCGATCAGCTCGCGCAACTGGAGCAGGATGCCGCGCCGCTGGTGTCGAACTGGGCCGGCGAGGCGCAGCATGCCTATGCGCAGCGGCAGGCCACCTGGCGCGCCGCGTCCGCTGACCTGGAGGCCATCCTCAGCCGGATCAGGCTGGCGGTGGACGAGTCGGCCACCGACTACCTGACCACCGAACGGGCGGCTACCCAACGGTTCCAGTGA